A stretch of the Serratia marcescens genome encodes the following:
- a CDS encoding PTS lactose/cellobiose transporter subunit IIA, producing MTEVSPEFESTIMELLVFSGSARSNALMALRQARAGDFAAAAKHMVESKEWVKKAHLIQTELIGLDEGCGKLAINLITVHAQDHLMNAMVIQDLADDMIELYRRQSQTEGRP from the coding sequence ATGACTGAAGTCAGCCCCGAGTTTGAAAGCACCATCATGGAACTGCTGGTGTTCTCCGGCAGCGCGCGCAGCAATGCGTTGATGGCGCTGCGGCAAGCACGTGCCGGCGACTTCGCCGCCGCGGCCAAGCACATGGTCGAATCCAAAGAATGGGTGAAGAAAGCACACCTGATCCAGACCGAGCTGATCGGCCTGGACGAAGGCTGCGGCAAGCTGGCGATCAACCTGATCACCGTGCATGCGCAGGATCATCTGATGAACGCCATGGTGATCCAGGATCTGGCCGACGACATGATCGAGCTCTATCGCCGTCAGTCGCAGACGGAGGGCCGCCCATGA
- a CDS encoding 6-phospho-beta-glucosidase, with translation MSTLKIAVIGGGSSYTPELVDGLIQRIEELPVTELALVDVEPGRQKVETIAALTRRMLARHGLEQVKVSVHFALDDAIRGAAFVLTQFRVGQLPARAADERLGLKYQLLGQETTGVGGFAKALRTIPVMLDIARRVEKLAPDAWIINFTNPAGIVTEAVSRFTKAKIIGLCNVPISMHHMIVNMLQAPYADVQLQFAGLNHMVWVHQVTHLGRDVTAKVIDMLCDGAALTMNNIKEEPWQPDFLRALGAIPCPYHRYFYQTREMLAEEMAAAGERGTRAEQVMQVEKELFELYADPQLNTKPEQLSFRGGSFYSEVALELIRAIHNNLGTQLVVNTANRGAIHGLPDDAVIEINCIVDAQGAHPLTFGPLPEPMQALTQQVKAYERLTIEAAVHGDRRSGLLALIANPLVGNANLAQPLLDEVLTINAPYLPQFR, from the coding sequence ATGAGCACGCTTAAAATCGCCGTGATCGGCGGCGGCAGCAGCTACACCCCCGAACTGGTTGATGGACTGATCCAACGCATCGAGGAGCTGCCGGTCACCGAACTGGCGCTGGTGGACGTCGAACCGGGCCGGCAAAAAGTGGAAACCATCGCCGCCTTGACCCGCCGCATGCTGGCGCGCCACGGGCTGGAGCAGGTGAAGGTCAGCGTGCATTTCGCGCTGGACGACGCCATTCGCGGCGCCGCTTTCGTGCTGACCCAGTTCCGCGTCGGGCAACTGCCGGCGCGCGCCGCCGATGAACGGCTGGGCCTGAAATACCAGCTGCTCGGCCAGGAAACCACCGGCGTCGGCGGCTTCGCCAAGGCGCTGCGCACCATCCCGGTGATGCTGGATATCGCTCGCCGAGTGGAAAAGCTGGCGCCGGACGCCTGGATCATCAACTTCACCAACCCGGCCGGTATCGTCACCGAGGCGGTGTCTCGCTTTACCAAAGCGAAGATCATCGGCCTGTGCAATGTGCCGATCAGCATGCATCACATGATCGTCAACATGCTGCAGGCGCCTTACGCCGATGTGCAGCTGCAGTTCGCCGGCCTGAACCACATGGTCTGGGTGCATCAGGTCACGCACCTGGGGCGCGACGTCACCGCCAAGGTGATCGACATGCTGTGTGACGGCGCGGCGCTGACCATGAACAACATCAAGGAAGAGCCCTGGCAGCCGGACTTCCTGCGTGCGCTCGGCGCGATCCCCTGCCCCTACCACCGCTATTTTTACCAGACCCGCGAGATGCTGGCGGAAGAGATGGCCGCCGCCGGCGAGCGCGGCACCCGCGCCGAGCAGGTGATGCAGGTGGAGAAAGAGCTGTTCGAGCTGTATGCCGATCCGCAGCTAAACACGAAACCGGAGCAGCTCAGCTTCCGCGGCGGTTCTTTCTATTCCGAAGTTGCGCTGGAGCTGATTCGTGCTATCCATAATAATCTCGGCACGCAATTAGTGGTCAACACCGCAAACCGCGGCGCAATCCATGGCCTGCCGGACGATGCTGTGATAGAAATCAACTGTATCGTCGATGCTCAGGGCGCGCACCCGCTGACCTTTGGCCCGCTGCCGGAGCCGATGCAGGCCCTGACGCAGCAGGTGAAAGCCTACGAACGTCTGACCATCGAAGCCGCGGTGCACGGCGATCGCCGCAGCGGGTTGCTGGCGCTGATCGCCAACCCGTTAGTGGGCAACGCTAACCTGGCGCAGCCGCTGCTGGACGAGGTGTTGACGATAAACGCGCCGTATTTGCCGCAGTTCAGGTAA
- a CDS encoding LacI family DNA-binding transcriptional regulator: protein MVTLEDVAALAGVSRATVSRVVNGDSNVKAPTREKVERAVAQLGYTPNPAARALASSHSNTLGLVTTSYRGGFFGALMDFVQTEAESHGKQLLVTQGRNSAENEWQAVQRLFSLRCDGVILHVRFLSDDRLRQLAAEQRDFVLLDRLVPGLEARCVTFDHPLASRMATQQLLDAGHRRIACISGPRERPSSRLRLQGFEEAMQAANIEPVACLEGVYDLESGYRCADRLLQQAARPSAIYCCNEEMAIGALLAINEHRLRVPQDISLICYDSGERAPFVRPALSSVHFPISEMAQYAARRLIDPTTPAHRFEPTIVNRDSIVTVRK, encoded by the coding sequence ATGGTGACACTGGAAGATGTCGCAGCGCTGGCGGGCGTTTCGCGCGCCACCGTATCGCGTGTGGTGAACGGCGACAGCAACGTCAAGGCACCGACCCGCGAGAAGGTTGAACGCGCCGTCGCCCAGCTCGGTTATACCCCCAACCCGGCGGCCCGCGCGCTCGCCTCCAGCCACAGCAATACCCTCGGGCTGGTCACCACGTCGTACCGCGGCGGCTTCTTCGGCGCGCTGATGGACTTCGTGCAGACCGAGGCCGAATCCCACGGCAAACAGCTGCTGGTGACCCAGGGCCGCAACAGCGCCGAAAACGAATGGCAGGCGGTGCAGCGGCTATTTAGCCTGCGCTGCGACGGCGTGATCCTGCACGTGCGTTTTCTCAGCGACGATCGGCTGCGCCAATTGGCGGCGGAACAACGTGATTTCGTGTTGCTCGATCGTCTGGTACCGGGGCTGGAAGCCCGCTGTGTCACCTTCGATCACCCGCTGGCCAGCCGCATGGCGACGCAGCAGCTGCTCGATGCCGGGCACCGGCGCATCGCCTGTATCAGCGGCCCGCGTGAGCGCCCGTCGAGTCGCCTGCGGCTGCAGGGATTTGAAGAGGCGATGCAGGCGGCGAATATCGAACCGGTGGCCTGCCTGGAGGGCGTCTACGATCTGGAAAGCGGTTACCGCTGCGCCGATCGGCTGCTGCAGCAAGCCGCGCGGCCCAGCGCCATCTACTGCTGCAACGAAGAGATGGCGATCGGCGCCCTGCTGGCGATCAACGAGCACCGCCTACGGGTACCGCAGGATATCTCCTTGATCTGCTACGACAGCGGCGAACGCGCGCCTTTCGTGCGCCCGGCGTTGAGCAGCGTACATTTTCCCATCAGCGAGATGGCCCAATACGCGGCGCGCAGGCTGATCGATCCCACCACCCCGGCGCACCGGTTTGAGCCGACGATCGTCAACCGTGATTCCATTGTGACGGTACGCAAATAG
- the tsgA gene encoding MFS transporter TsgA has translation MNDSNRIRLTWISFFSYALTGALVIVTGMVMGNIAEYFNLPVSSMSNTFTFLNAGILISIFLNAWLMEIIPLKRQLIFGFVLMVLAVAGLMLGKSLTMFSLCMFILGVVSGITMSIGTFLITHMYAGRQRGSRLLFTDSFFSMAGMIFPIVAAMLLARHIGWYWVYACIGLLYVGIFVLTLCSEFPVLGKKGADAGQPVEKEKWGIGVLFLSIAALCYILGQLGFIQWVPEYATKSFNMDIGQAGKLVSDFWTSYMVGMWVFSFILRFFDLQRIVTVLAALATGAMYLFVSTDNPEHLGYYIMALGFVSSAIYTTLITLGSLQTKVSSPKLVNFILTCGTIGTMLTFVVTGPIVAKGGAHAALTTANGLYLAVFVMCLLLGFVTKHRSHGHVTH, from the coding sequence ATGAATGACAGTAACCGCATACGGCTTACCTGGATCAGCTTCTTTTCGTACGCGCTGACCGGTGCTTTAGTGATCGTCACAGGGATGGTGATGGGAAACATTGCAGAGTACTTTAATCTGCCGGTTTCCAGCATGAGTAACACCTTTACTTTCCTCAACGCCGGTATTTTGATTTCGATCTTCCTCAATGCTTGGCTGATGGAAATCATCCCGCTGAAGCGTCAGCTGATCTTCGGCTTTGTCCTGATGGTGCTGGCGGTCGCAGGGCTGATGCTCGGCAAGAGCCTGACCATGTTCTCGCTGTGCATGTTTATCCTCGGCGTGGTTAGCGGTATCACCATGTCGATCGGCACCTTCCTGATCACCCACATGTATGCCGGCCGCCAGCGCGGTTCGCGCCTATTGTTCACCGACTCTTTCTTCAGCATGGCCGGGATGATCTTCCCGATCGTCGCCGCGATGCTGCTGGCCCGCCATATCGGCTGGTACTGGGTTTATGCCTGCATCGGCCTGCTGTACGTGGGGATCTTCGTGCTGACCCTGTGCTCCGAATTCCCGGTGCTGGGCAAAAAAGGCGCCGACGCCGGTCAGCCGGTCGAGAAAGAAAAATGGGGCATCGGTGTGTTGTTCCTGTCGATCGCCGCGCTGTGCTACATCCTCGGCCAGCTGGGCTTCATTCAGTGGGTGCCTGAGTACGCCACCAAGTCGTTCAACATGGACATCGGCCAGGCTGGTAAGCTGGTGAGCGACTTCTGGACCTCTTACATGGTCGGCATGTGGGTATTCAGCTTCATCCTGCGCTTCTTCGATCTGCAGCGCATCGTTACCGTACTGGCCGCACTGGCTACCGGCGCGATGTACCTGTTCGTCAGCACCGACAACCCGGAGCACCTGGGCTACTACATCATGGCCCTGGGCTTCGTTTCCAGCGCCATCTACACCACGCTGATCACCCTCGGCTCGCTGCAGACCAAGGTCTCCTCGCCGAAGCTGGTCAACTTTATCCTGACCTGCGGCACCATCGGCACCATGCTGACCTTCGTGGTCACCGGCCCGATCGTGGCGAAAGGCGGCGCGCACGCGGCGCTGACCACCGCCAACGGCCTGTACCTGGCGGTGTTCGTGATGTGTCTGCTGCTGGGCTTCGTGACCAAACACCGCAGCCACGGCCACGTGACGCACTGA
- a CDS encoding cytosine deaminase, protein MKFIDNLRLSGHEGLWQLAIEQGRIAHLVPQPEGQEWRSDALDAQGGLALPAFVEPHIHLDTTQTAGQPAWNQSGTLFEGIERWAERKALLTHEDVKQRAWQTLKWQIANGVQYVRTHVDVSDPTLTALRAMLEVKQEVAPWVTLQIVAFPQEGILSYPNGEALLEEALRLGADVVGAIPHFEFTREYGVESLHKAFALAQKYDRLVDVHCDEIDDEQSRFVETVAALALKLEMGEKVTASHTTAMHSYNGAYASRLFRLLKMSGINFVANPLVNIHLQGRFDSYPKRRGVTRVKEMLEAEINVCFGHDDVFDPWYPLGTANMLQVLHMGLHVCQLMGYGQIDDGLKLITHHSARTLNLSDYGLAAGNSANLVILPAESGFDAVRRQTPVRYSIRQGAVIAETRPAETTLHLQQDETVDFRR, encoded by the coding sequence TTGAAGTTTATCGACAACCTGCGTTTAAGCGGGCATGAAGGATTGTGGCAACTGGCGATCGAACAGGGGCGCATCGCGCATCTGGTGCCGCAGCCGGAAGGCCAGGAGTGGCGCAGCGACGCGTTGGATGCGCAGGGCGGGTTGGCACTGCCAGCGTTCGTCGAACCGCATATTCACCTGGATACCACGCAAACCGCCGGCCAGCCGGCCTGGAACCAGTCCGGCACGCTGTTCGAGGGCATTGAGCGCTGGGCCGAACGCAAAGCGTTGCTGACCCATGAAGACGTCAAACAGCGCGCCTGGCAAACGCTCAAGTGGCAGATCGCCAATGGCGTGCAGTATGTGCGCACCCACGTCGACGTTTCCGATCCCACGCTGACCGCGCTGCGCGCCATGCTGGAGGTGAAACAGGAGGTGGCGCCCTGGGTGACGCTGCAGATCGTCGCCTTTCCGCAGGAGGGGATCCTTTCCTATCCCAACGGCGAAGCGCTGCTTGAAGAGGCGCTGCGGCTGGGGGCCGACGTGGTGGGTGCCATTCCGCACTTCGAATTCACCCGCGAATACGGCGTGGAGTCGCTGCATAAGGCGTTCGCGCTGGCGCAAAAATACGATCGGCTGGTGGACGTGCACTGCGATGAAATCGACGACGAGCAATCGCGCTTCGTCGAGACCGTGGCGGCGCTGGCGCTGAAGCTGGAGATGGGCGAGAAAGTCACCGCCAGCCACACCACGGCGATGCACTCTTACAACGGCGCTTACGCCTCGCGGCTGTTCCGCCTGCTGAAAATGTCCGGCATCAACTTCGTCGCCAACCCGCTGGTGAACATTCACCTGCAGGGGCGTTTCGACAGCTACCCGAAACGGCGCGGCGTGACGCGGGTGAAGGAGATGCTGGAGGCAGAGATCAACGTCTGCTTCGGCCATGACGACGTGTTCGACCCCTGGTACCCGCTCGGCACCGCCAACATGCTGCAGGTGCTGCATATGGGGCTGCACGTGTGCCAGCTGATGGGCTATGGCCAGATCGACGATGGGCTGAAGCTGATCACCCACCACAGCGCGCGTACCCTTAACCTGAGCGACTACGGCCTGGCGGCCGGCAACAGCGCCAACCTGGTGATCCTGCCGGCGGAAAGCGGCTTCGACGCGGTGCGCCGCCAGACGCCGGTGCGTTATTCGATTCGCCAGGGGGCGGTGATCGCCGAAACGCGGCCGGCGGAAACCACGCTGCATTTGCAGCAGGATGAGACGGTGGATTTTCGGCGCTAA
- the nirB gene encoding nitrite reductase large subunit NirB produces the protein MSRVKLAVVGNGMVGHRFIEDLLDKADKDQFDITVFCEEPRIAYDRVHLSSYFSHHTAEELSLVREGFYEKHGVKVLIGERAITINRDEKVIHSNTGRTVYYDKLIMATGSYPWIPPIKGSDSQDCFVYRTIEDLNAIEACARRSKRGAVVGGGLLGLEAAGALKSLGVETHVIEFAPVLMAEQLDPMGGDQLRRKIERMGVKVHTGKNTQEIVNGGGTARKIMHFADGSLLEVDFIVFSTGIRAQDKLARQCGLEIGHRGGIAINDSCQTSDPDVYAIGECAAWRDRTFGLVAPGYKMAQVAVDHLLGRENGFQGADMSAKLKLLGVDVGGIGDAHGRTEGARSYVYLDESKEVYKRIVVSADNKTLLGAVLVGDTSDYGNLLQLALNGIELPENPDGLILPAHAGSKPAIGVDSLPESAQICSCFDVSKGDIIQAVNKGCHTVAALKAETKAGTGCGGCIPLLTQVLNAELSKQGIEVNHHLCEHFAYSRQELFHLIRVEGIKSFEALLAKYGKGYGCEVCKPTVGSLLASCWNEYILKPQHTPLQDTNDNFLGNIQKDGTYSVIPRSAGGEITPDGLLAIGQIAKEYNLYTKMTGSQRIGMFGAQKDDLPAIWRKLLAAGFETGHAYAKALRMAKTCVGSTWCRYGVGDSVGFGVTLEHRYKGIRTPHKMKFGVSGCTRECAEAQGKDVGIIATENGWNLYVCGNGGMKPRHADLLAADLDRETLVRYLDRFMMFYIRTADKLQRTSVWLESLEGGIDYLRKVIIDDKLGINDQLEAEIARLRDAVICEWKETVEHPETQLRFAHFINSPLRDPNVQVVAERDQHRPARPDERIPVTLIDTEESHA, from the coding sequence ATGAGCAGAGTCAAACTTGCCGTCGTCGGCAATGGCATGGTCGGCCACCGGTTCATCGAAGATCTGTTGGATAAAGCAGACAAAGACCAATTCGACATCACCGTATTTTGCGAAGAGCCGCGCATCGCTTACGATCGCGTGCATCTTTCCTCCTACTTCTCGCACCACACCGCCGAAGAGCTGTCGCTGGTGCGCGAAGGCTTTTACGAAAAACACGGCGTGAAGGTGCTGATCGGCGAACGCGCTATCACCATCAATCGCGACGAGAAGGTGATCCACTCCAACACCGGCCGCACCGTCTATTACGACAAGCTGATCATGGCCACCGGCTCCTATCCGTGGATCCCGCCGATTAAAGGCTCGGATAGCCAGGACTGCTTCGTTTACCGCACTATCGAAGACCTGAACGCCATCGAAGCCTGCGCGCGCCGCAGCAAACGCGGTGCGGTAGTCGGCGGCGGGCTGTTGGGGCTGGAAGCCGCCGGCGCGCTGAAAAGCCTGGGGGTGGAAACGCACGTGATCGAGTTCGCTCCGGTGCTGATGGCCGAACAGCTCGACCCGATGGGCGGTGACCAGCTGCGCCGCAAGATCGAGCGCATGGGCGTCAAGGTACACACCGGCAAAAATACCCAGGAGATCGTCAACGGCGGCGGCACGGCGCGCAAAATCATGCATTTCGCCGACGGTAGCCTGCTGGAAGTGGATTTCATCGTGTTCTCCACCGGCATCCGCGCCCAGGACAAGCTGGCGCGCCAGTGCGGGCTGGAGATTGGCCACCGCGGCGGCATCGCCATCAACGACAGCTGCCAGACGTCGGATCCGGACGTCTACGCCATCGGTGAGTGCGCTGCCTGGCGCGATCGCACCTTCGGCCTGGTGGCGCCGGGTTACAAAATGGCGCAGGTGGCCGTCGATCACCTGCTGGGCCGCGAAAACGGCTTCCAGGGCGCCGACATGAGCGCCAAGCTGAAGCTGCTGGGCGTGGACGTCGGCGGCATCGGCGATGCCCACGGCCGCACCGAGGGCGCCCGCAGCTACGTTTATCTGGATGAAAGCAAAGAAGTCTACAAACGCATCGTGGTCAGCGCCGACAACAAAACCCTGCTCGGCGCGGTGCTGGTGGGCGACACCAGCGATTATGGCAACCTGCTGCAGCTGGCGCTGAACGGCATCGAGCTGCCGGAAAACCCGGACGGCCTGATCCTGCCGGCCCACGCGGGCAGCAAACCGGCCATCGGCGTGGATTCGCTGCCGGAAAGCGCGCAGATCTGCTCCTGCTTCGACGTCAGCAAAGGCGACATCATTCAGGCGGTCAACAAAGGCTGCCACACCGTAGCGGCGCTGAAGGCCGAAACCAAAGCCGGCACCGGCTGCGGCGGCTGCATCCCGCTGCTCACCCAGGTGCTGAACGCCGAGCTGAGCAAGCAAGGCATCGAGGTCAACCATCATCTGTGCGAACACTTCGCCTACTCGCGCCAGGAGCTGTTCCACCTGATCCGCGTCGAAGGGATCAAGTCGTTCGAGGCGCTGCTGGCCAAATACGGCAAAGGCTACGGCTGCGAAGTGTGTAAACCGACCGTCGGCTCATTGCTGGCTTCTTGCTGGAACGAATATATCCTCAAGCCACAGCATACGCCGCTGCAGGATACCAACGACAACTTCCTCGGCAATATCCAGAAAGACGGCACCTACTCGGTGATCCCGCGCTCCGCCGGCGGCGAAATCACCCCGGACGGCCTGCTGGCCATCGGCCAGATCGCTAAGGAATACAACCTCTACACCAAAATGACCGGTTCACAGCGCATCGGTATGTTCGGCGCGCAGAAAGACGACCTGCCGGCCATCTGGCGCAAGCTGCTCGCCGCCGGCTTTGAAACCGGCCACGCTTACGCCAAGGCGCTGCGCATGGCGAAAACCTGCGTCGGCAGCACCTGGTGCCGCTACGGCGTCGGCGACAGCGTCGGTTTCGGCGTCACCCTGGAACATCGCTACAAAGGCATCCGTACCCCGCACAAAATGAAGTTCGGCGTCTCGGGCTGCACCCGTGAATGCGCCGAAGCGCAGGGCAAGGATGTCGGCATCATCGCCACCGAGAACGGCTGGAACCTGTATGTGTGCGGCAACGGCGGCATGAAACCGCGCCACGCCGACCTGTTGGCCGCCGACCTCGATCGCGAGACGCTGGTGCGCTACCTCGACCGCTTCATGATGTTCTATATCCGCACCGCCGATAAGCTGCAGCGCACCTCGGTGTGGCTGGAGAGCCTGGAAGGCGGCATCGATTACCTGCGCAAGGTGATCATCGACGACAAGCTCGGCATCAACGACCAGCTGGAAGCGGAGATCGCCCGCCTGCGCGATGCGGTGATCTGCGAGTGGAAAGAGACCGTCGAGCATCCGGAAACGCAGCTGCGCTTCGCCCACTTCATCAACAGCCCGCTGCGCGATCCGAATGTGCAGGTGGTGGCCGAACGCGACCAGCACCGCCCGGCGCGCCCTGACGAACGCATTCCCGTCACCCTGATCGATACCGAGGAGAGCCACGCATGA
- the nirD gene encoding nitrite reductase small subunit NirD: MSQWITVCPVADILPGTGVCALIGDRQVAVFRPYADEQVFAISNIDPFAQASVLSRGLIAEHQGELWVASPLKKQHFRLYDGHCLEDDSRSVARFASRVVDGIVQVAA; encoded by the coding sequence ATGAGCCAGTGGATTACCGTTTGTCCCGTCGCCGACATTCTGCCCGGCACCGGCGTGTGCGCCCTGATCGGCGATCGGCAGGTGGCGGTGTTCCGCCCCTATGCCGACGAGCAGGTGTTCGCCATCAGCAATATCGACCCGTTCGCCCAGGCCAGCGTGCTGTCGCGCGGTCTCATCGCCGAGCATCAGGGTGAGTTGTGGGTCGCCAGCCCGCTGAAGAAGCAGCATTTCCGCCTGTACGACGGCCACTGTCTGGAAGACGACAGCCGTTCCGTCGCCCGCTTCGCCAGCCGGGTGGTCGACGGCATCGTCCAAGTCGCGGCATAA
- the nirC gene encoding nitrite transporter NirC encodes MFTDTLNKCAANAARIVRLAKESPLGFWISSAMAGAYVGLGIILIFTLGNLVDPSVRPLVMGATFGIALTLVIIAGSELFTGHTMFLTLGVKAGTIRQSQMWAVLPQTWLGNLLGSVLVALMYYYGGGSLLPVDTSLVHSAALAKTTAPAEVLFFKGVLCNWLVCLAIWMAIRVEGAAKFIAIWWCLLAFIASGYEHSVANMTLFALSWFGNHSEAYTLAGIGHNLLWVTLGNILSGSVLMGLGYWYATPRAERPQAAKAAARQTA; translated from the coding sequence ATGTTTACCGACACCCTCAACAAATGCGCCGCCAACGCGGCGCGCATCGTTCGCCTGGCGAAGGAGAGCCCGCTCGGCTTCTGGATCAGCTCGGCGATGGCCGGCGCCTACGTCGGCCTCGGCATCATCCTGATCTTCACCCTCGGCAACCTGGTCGACCCAAGCGTGCGGCCGCTGGTGATGGGCGCCACCTTCGGCATCGCGCTGACGCTGGTGATCATCGCCGGTTCCGAGCTGTTCACCGGCCATACGATGTTCCTGACGCTCGGCGTCAAGGCAGGCACCATCCGCCAGAGCCAGATGTGGGCGGTGCTGCCGCAAACCTGGCTCGGCAACCTGCTCGGCTCGGTGCTGGTGGCGCTGATGTATTACTACGGCGGCGGCAGCCTGCTGCCGGTGGATACCAGCCTGGTGCACAGCGCCGCGCTGGCGAAAACCACCGCGCCGGCCGAAGTGCTGTTCTTCAAGGGGGTGCTGTGCAACTGGCTGGTTTGCCTGGCGATTTGGATGGCGATCCGCGTAGAAGGCGCCGCCAAGTTCATCGCCATTTGGTGGTGCCTGCTGGCCTTTATCGCCTCGGGTTACGAACACTCCGTCGCCAACATGACGCTGTTCGCCCTCTCCTGGTTCGGCAACCACAGCGAGGCCTACACCCTCGCCGGCATCGGCCACAACCTGCTGTGGGTGACGCTGGGCAATATCCTGTCCGGCTCGGTGCTGATGGGTCTGGGGTATTGGTACGCTACGCCGCGCGCCGAACGCCCGCAGGCGGCGAAAGCCGCCGCACGTCAGACCGCCTGA
- the cysG gene encoding siroheme synthase CysG, with protein sequence MDYLPIFCQLQHKACLLVGGGEIAERKARLLLDAGAALTVNALAFSPQFHQWAAEGLLTLTEGEFSPALLAEKWLVIAATDRLEVNALVYQCANQQRVFCNVVDDPKRASFIMPSIIDRSPIMVAVSSGGKAPVLARLLREKLEAMLPQHLGKLAQLGGSLRQRVKQRFSSLGARRRFWERLFAHDRLAQSLANDDAALAERQLEQLFSEQPEDRGEVVLVGAGPGDAGLLTLKGLQQIQQADVVVYDRLVSEEIMTLVRRDAERIFVGKRAGHHCVPQEQINQILLQQAQQGKRVVRLKGGDPFIFGRGGEELETLADANVPFSVVPGITAASGCSAYSGIPLTHRDHAQSVRLVTGHAKADGGLDWATLAAGQQTLVFYMGLSQAAEIQRQLIAHGLPANTPVALVENGTSCRQRVIEGKLGQLGVLSLQAASPSLIVVGSVVSLRSKLNWFTSEASPAGLAQMA encoded by the coding sequence ATGGACTACCTGCCGATTTTCTGCCAACTGCAACATAAAGCCTGCCTGCTGGTCGGCGGCGGCGAGATCGCCGAACGCAAGGCGCGCCTGCTGCTGGACGCCGGCGCGGCGCTGACCGTCAACGCCCTGGCATTCAGCCCGCAGTTCCACCAGTGGGCGGCAGAAGGCCTGCTGACGCTGACCGAGGGCGAATTCAGCCCGGCCCTGCTGGCGGAAAAATGGTTGGTGATCGCCGCTACCGACCGGCTGGAAGTCAACGCACTGGTGTACCAGTGCGCCAACCAGCAACGGGTGTTCTGCAACGTGGTGGACGATCCGAAACGCGCCAGCTTTATCATGCCGTCTATCATCGATCGTTCGCCGATCATGGTCGCAGTGTCCTCCGGCGGCAAAGCGCCGGTGCTGGCGCGGCTGCTGCGCGAGAAGCTGGAAGCGATGCTGCCGCAGCACCTCGGCAAGCTGGCCCAGTTGGGCGGCTCACTGCGGCAGCGGGTAAAACAACGTTTCAGCAGCCTCGGCGCGCGCCGTCGCTTCTGGGAACGGTTATTCGCCCACGATCGGCTGGCGCAGTCGCTGGCCAACGATGACGCCGCGCTGGCCGAACGCCAGCTCGAGCAGCTGTTCAGCGAACAGCCGGAAGATCGCGGTGAAGTGGTACTGGTGGGCGCCGGGCCGGGCGATGCCGGCTTGCTGACGCTGAAAGGGCTGCAACAGATCCAGCAGGCCGACGTGGTGGTTTACGACCGGCTGGTCTCCGAAGAGATCATGACGCTGGTGCGCCGCGACGCCGAACGCATCTTCGTCGGCAAACGCGCCGGCCACCACTGCGTACCGCAGGAGCAGATCAACCAAATCCTGCTGCAGCAGGCGCAGCAAGGCAAACGCGTGGTGCGCCTGAAGGGCGGCGATCCCTTTATCTTCGGCCGCGGCGGCGAAGAACTGGAGACGCTGGCGGACGCCAACGTGCCGTTCTCGGTGGTGCCGGGCATTACCGCCGCCTCCGGCTGTTCCGCCTACAGCGGCATCCCGCTCACCCACCGCGACCATGCGCAGAGCGTCCGCTTGGTGACCGGGCACGCCAAGGCCGACGGTGGATTGGATTGGGCGACGCTGGCCGCCGGGCAACAGACGCTGGTGTTCTATATGGGGCTGTCGCAAGCGGCGGAAATCCAGCGCCAGCTGATCGCACACGGATTGCCGGCCAACACGCCGGTGGCGCTGGTAGAAAACGGCACCTCTTGCCGCCAGCGGGTGATCGAAGGCAAGCTCGGTCAACTGGGCGTCTTGTCACTACAGGCCGCCAGCCCCAGCCTGATCGTCGTCGGCAGCGTGGTCAGCCTGCGCAGCAAGCTCAACTGGTTCACCAGCGAGGCATCGCCCGCCGGCCTGGCGCAAATGGCGTGA